The Clarias gariepinus isolate MV-2021 ecotype Netherlands chromosome 28, CGAR_prim_01v2, whole genome shotgun sequence DNA window AAACATGCCTATGGTGCATCCAGATAAAATGTCCAGTGTTCCCGGTTGCCTCCAGAAAAATCCATACAAGGACTTCCGCATGTGAATCCCAAAGGGTTCTGTCCAGCCATCATAGAATTTGAGAAAAAGAATTCCTTCCCGGAGCGGAATCTCATCTGCGTCATCCAGAACAAACACATCATCATGTCTTAGACCCTGAACCCTAATCAATCCGTTTTTGGACAAAAAGGTCCGCAGGTAATCATCTGCGATCCAGCCATCTGCACGGCCACCCTTGGGAAAATGGTCCAGAAAGATGTACAGGATCTTGTGCTTTATGTAATCAAAGGTTCCGTTGAGGAGGAGTCGAAGAAAATTCAGAGGTTTGGCCTCACCATATGCCGTGTAGTTTGACTCGCACACCAGAAAGAGATCCACAGCATCAGCAAGTTCATAAAATCTGGCATGCAGCAGGTCAAACTCATGATTGATGTTGATCGCATTAATAATACGACGTGGTACCATCCTGGGCTTAAGATGGGATTTGGTTGGAAGATTTGAGTGTTGCACTACTGTTGGAACGCCACAGTTGGGGCCATGCCAACCTTGTCGGCAAACACAATTTGATATCTCAGGCTTTGATACTTCTCTGTAATCTTGAGgaccagttttattttttacatgatgGGGTTCAGCCACAAAAGCATCTTGAGGTGTTTTTAATCTTAAATCTGTCCCTTCAATGAAGCACAGCTCTCCTCTCTCAGTGTGAATGAAGTAGGACGTGAGATCATCCTGCAGGATGTACAGTCTTGTGTGAAGACCTGAGAGATTCAGCTGAAGCAAATCTTCTTTTGCGTGGTTCTGCAAGGAGAagcaaaattaatatatatataaatatccaAATTCCAACGTCTAGTAATGGTAAATCCAGGTTCTTTACTTTACAAAGACACTACAAAGAAAAGCTCTAGGTCAATACGGGCCAGAACCACCAGACTGTCCCACAGCCTTTTTACTACTGCTGTGAGGCTGCTGAATGATTAGTCACCCCCTTCTTTGACCTTGCTCCCATCTATTCTTACATATTACACTTCACTATTACAATAACTGTGACCTGGACTTTGCATTGATGCAGCACACACAATGCATACATTCTTCTTGTGGTTCGTGTCCCTCCCCAACACTCCCCTTTCCTCTATATCCTACTTGACATAGCCATTATGGTCGCTGCATTTCTGCACTATGGTTGCCCTCCGAGAAGATGACGCCTAATGATATCTCATTGTTATTTATACTTATACATACAGTCAGGCCCATAAATCTTGAAACAAAGATGTTTTAAAGTCAAGACAAAGGTGTAgcattaaccattcaggaattacagccatttcCATACATACACATTTGCGTTGGGTCataaataatgtgaaaaatAGCTGACAAGTCCATAACTAATCAAGCTGATAAAAGGCCTGAATGTGGTTCTGAGCATTATATTTCCATTTGGTAGCTGTACACTCAAGCTCTCAACATGAGATACAAAGAGATGCAAGGAAAGGATGCCATCAACAGcctaaaaaaacatcagaaata harbors:
- the mgat3a gene encoding beta-1,4-mannosyl-glycoprotein 4-beta-N-acetylglucosaminyltransferase a encodes the protein MKVRRHRRLLLCTISVCLLSLLYCFKTLHQEALLQRLSTYSSRLAEFTGFLWQGTPSEPLVYGTDKQKAIRVHANYRKNHAKEDLLQLNLSGLHTRLYILQDDLTSYFIHTERGELCFIEGTDLRLKTPQDAFVAEPHHVKNKTGPQDYREVSKPEISNCVCRQGWHGPNCGVPTVVQHSNLPTKSHLKPRMVPRRIINAININHEFDLLHARFYELADAVDLFLVCESNYTAYGEAKPLNFLRLLLNGTFDYIKHKILYIFLDHFPKGGRADGWIADDYLRTFLSKNGLIRVQGLRHDDVFVLDDADEIPLREGILFLKFYDGWTEPFGIHMRKSLYGFFWRQPGTLDILSGCTIGMFLKVYRGDGILLRRRDYYSMPGFREYERNSGHVLMHWSIGSPVHYAGWHCSWCFTPDGIYYKLISAQNGDFPRWGDYEEKRKLSYIKKLIRTGGWFDGSVSSYPYAHPKEHMFAPKYLLDNYEKYLYLLENPYSKG